The Paenibacillus sp. RUD330 genome has a segment encoding these proteins:
- a CDS encoding GNAT family N-acetyltransferase: MDLRAYKDEDARAIVDAHAELYGQEHGYDESFREFVDERVRGIAERKDSHEGIWVLESGGRHLGSICINKADEASAQLGLFLIHPDARGGGYGRELIRTALEFCRDHGYARIILWTNRDLFRARALYASFGFALKETRVAVHSGRELAEELWELEL, translated from the coding sequence GTGGACCTGAGAGCATATAAGGACGAGGATGCCCGGGCCATCGTCGATGCCCACGCCGAGCTATACGGGCAGGAGCACGGTTATGACGAGTCGTTTCGGGAGTTCGTCGACGAGAGAGTAAGAGGGATCGCGGAGCGCAAAGATTCGCATGAAGGGATCTGGGTTCTGGAATCCGGCGGGCGGCATCTCGGCTCGATCTGCATCAACAAAGCGGATGAGGCAAGCGCCCAGCTGGGATTGTTCCTGATTCATCCTGACGCAAGGGGCGGAGGATACGGACGGGAGCTCATCCGCACGGCGTTGGAATTTTGCAGGGACCACGGCTATGCCCGAATCATTCTCTGGACGAATCGGGATCTGTTCCGGGCGAGGGCGCTGTATGCGTCCTTTGGATTTGCCCTGAAGGAAACGAGGGTTGCGGTTCATTCCGGCCGCGAGCTCGCGGAGGAGCTGTGGGAGCTCGAGCTTTGA
- a CDS encoding XRE family transcriptional regulator, translating to MVLRVARNLKKIRKARAYSLDKLSELTGVSKTMLAQIERADSNPTITVLWKIASGLRISVSDLIEEERPSVTLVKASVRSPILAGDGKYMSYPQFSYNDSSRFEIYRVVMLPGCVYEAEPHHEGVEEFVTVTRGTLRMVIGNQSYTAGTGDAIRFDAGQPHTYLNESGEEETELQSIILYPF from the coding sequence ATGGTGCTGCGGGTTGCCCGCAACTTGAAGAAAATCCGCAAGGCCCGGGCCTACAGCCTGGACAAGCTGTCCGAGCTGACCGGGGTCAGCAAGACGATGCTCGCCCAGATCGAGCGCGCCGATTCCAACCCGACCATCACGGTGCTGTGGAAAATCGCGAGCGGGCTGCGCATCTCCGTCTCCGACCTGATCGAAGAGGAGCGCCCTTCCGTCACGCTTGTGAAGGCTTCCGTCCGCTCCCCGATTCTGGCCGGGGACGGCAAGTACATGAGCTACCCGCAGTTTTCGTACAACGACAGCTCCCGCTTCGAGATCTACCGGGTCGTCATGCTGCCCGGCTGCGTCTACGAGGCCGAGCCCCATCACGAGGGCGTCGAGGAGTTCGTCACCGTCACACGCGGAACGCTCCGCATGGTCATCGGCAACCAGTCCTACACGGCCGGAACCGGCGACGCGATCCGCTTCGACGCCGGCCAGCCGCATACGTATCTCAATGAGTCCGGGGAAGAGGAGACCGAGCTTCAAAGCATCATTCTCTACCCGTTCTGA
- a CDS encoding extracellular solute-binding protein — translation MLAACSNNGGGDSAGAEGSSGGDAGIEAAGFPIVKEKIEVSGFAGKFFANVDWSHLKLWQEYEKQTNIHMNWETVQKDGLKEKRNLLLAGGNYPEVFYASSFSRSEVVKYGEQGVFLPLNDLIDKYAPNFKAIMDKYPSIKQGITMPDGNIYSLPVIYDPDFRSVFFNTPWVRTEWLKKLGLQEPQDLDQFKAMLQAFKTGDPNGNGKPDEIAWGGTGTTGLMGYLKGSFGLNNRGSANAYVDEDPAAKGKIRFVAAAPEYKKLLEYVHGLYADGLIEKDIASVKAEEIDAKGTSGLLGVVDNVDPVAIYNDNGYVGLPVLKGPDGDRMYTYLGAPLGGIAQFVLTDKAKNPEAMIRWMDYFYGDEGIKNFFMGWKDDTYKENADGSVEYVDDIAKNKDGLSLDQAVSRYLIWPGGLYPGYVKEKYFKGAEALPTSVANSKKADPYVLKPDAVWPGFSFTAEEQEVLSTVGTDIQTYVDEMRDKFIVGDAKLSDWDSYVSTLDSMGLKQYVEIYQAALDRNNKN, via the coding sequence ATGCTGGCGGCATGCAGCAACAACGGCGGCGGGGACAGCGCCGGTGCGGAAGGCTCAAGCGGAGGGGACGCGGGCATCGAAGCGGCCGGCTTCCCTATCGTCAAGGAGAAGATCGAGGTGTCCGGCTTCGCGGGCAAGTTTTTCGCCAACGTCGACTGGAGCCATCTCAAGCTGTGGCAGGAATACGAGAAGCAGACCAACATCCATATGAACTGGGAGACCGTCCAGAAGGACGGCCTGAAGGAGAAGCGCAACCTGCTGCTTGCCGGCGGCAACTATCCGGAGGTGTTCTATGCCTCGTCCTTCAGCCGCTCCGAGGTGGTCAAGTACGGCGAGCAAGGCGTCTTCCTGCCGCTGAACGATCTCATCGACAAGTACGCGCCGAACTTCAAGGCGATCATGGACAAATACCCGAGCATCAAGCAGGGCATCACGATGCCCGACGGCAACATCTATTCGCTGCCGGTCATCTACGATCCCGACTTCCGCTCCGTCTTCTTCAATACGCCGTGGGTGCGGACGGAATGGCTGAAGAAGCTCGGCCTTCAGGAGCCGCAGGATCTGGACCAGTTCAAGGCGATGCTGCAGGCGTTCAAGACGGGAGATCCGAACGGCAACGGCAAGCCGGATGAAATCGCCTGGGGCGGCACCGGAACGACCGGGCTGATGGGGTATCTCAAAGGCTCGTTCGGCCTGAACAACCGCGGCTCGGCCAATGCCTACGTCGACGAGGATCCCGCCGCCAAGGGCAAGATCCGCTTCGTGGCCGCCGCTCCCGAATACAAGAAGCTGCTGGAGTATGTGCACGGACTGTACGCAGACGGCCTGATCGAGAAGGACATCGCCTCCGTCAAGGCCGAGGAGATCGATGCCAAGGGCACGTCCGGGCTGCTCGGCGTCGTTGACAACGTCGATCCCGTCGCCATCTACAACGACAACGGCTATGTCGGCCTGCCGGTGCTGAAGGGGCCGGACGGCGACCGGATGTACACCTATCTCGGAGCTCCGCTCGGCGGCATCGCGCAGTTCGTCCTGACGGACAAGGCGAAAAATCCGGAAGCGATGATCCGCTGGATGGACTACTTCTATGGCGACGAAGGCATCAAGAACTTCTTCATGGGCTGGAAGGACGACACGTACAAGGAGAACGCCGACGGCAGCGTGGAGTACGTCGACGACATCGCCAAAAACAAGGACGGCCTCAGCCTCGATCAGGCGGTCAGCCGTTATCTCATCTGGCCGGGCGGCCTTTATCCGGGTTATGTGAAGGAGAAGTATTTCAAGGGCGCCGAGGCGCTGCCGACTTCCGTGGCGAACTCCAAGAAAGCCGATCCTTACGTGCTCAAGCCGGACGCCGTCTGGCCGGGCTTCAGCTTCACGGCGGAGGAGCAGGAGGTGCTCTCCACGGTCGGCACGGACATCCAGACCTACGTGGACGAGATGAGGGATAAATTCATCGTCGGAGACGCCAAGCTCAGCGACTGGGACTCCTATGTCTCCACGCTGGACAGCATGGGCCTCAAGCAATATGTCGAGATCTACCAGGCGGCGCTGGACCGCAACAACAAGAACTGA
- a CDS encoding ABC transporter permease subunit, with amino-acid sequence MISPVLAYYILFHYVPMYGIQIAFKDFRINKGIWDSPWVGLKHFDRFFNSYFFERLISNTIELGLYLIVIGFPIPIILALLLNEAKAERFKKFVQTITYAPHFLSTVVVVGMMMIFLNPRYGLVNQFISALGGDTVNFMANPSWFKTLYVLSDVWQTMGWSSIIYLAALGGIDTQLHEAARVDGASRIRRIWHINLPGIRPTIVILLILNLGSVMAIGFEKVLLMQNNLNLASSDIIDTYVYRSGILDANYSFSAAIGLFSAVINFLLLVVVNAVARRAGGTSLW; translated from the coding sequence ATGATTTCTCCGGTACTCGCTTATTACATCCTGTTCCACTACGTTCCGATGTACGGCATTCAGATCGCCTTCAAGGACTTCCGGATCAACAAGGGAATTTGGGACAGCCCCTGGGTCGGACTGAAGCATTTCGACCGGTTCTTCAACAGCTACTTCTTCGAGAGGCTGATCTCCAACACGATCGAGCTCGGCCTGTATCTGATCGTCATCGGCTTTCCGATTCCGATCATTCTGGCTCTCCTGCTCAATGAGGCGAAGGCCGAGAGATTCAAGAAGTTTGTCCAGACGATCACGTACGCCCCGCATTTCCTCTCGACCGTCGTCGTGGTCGGCATGATGATGATCTTCCTGAACCCCCGCTACGGCCTCGTCAATCAGTTCATCAGCGCGCTCGGAGGCGACACCGTCAACTTCATGGCGAATCCGTCGTGGTTCAAGACGCTCTATGTGCTCTCCGACGTCTGGCAGACGATGGGGTGGAGCTCCATCATCTATCTCGCCGCGCTCGGCGGCATCGACACCCAGCTGCATGAAGCGGCGCGCGTCGACGGAGCGAGCCGCATCCGCCGCATCTGGCACATCAATCTGCCGGGCATCCGTCCCACCATCGTCATCCTGCTCATCCTGAACCTCGGCAGCGTCATGGCGATCGGCTTCGAGAAGGTGCTGCTCATGCAGAACAACCTCAATCTGGCCAGCTCCGACATCATCGATACCTATGTGTACCGCAGCGGCATCCTGGACGCCAACTACAGCTTCTCGGCCGCCATCGGCCTGTTCAGCGCCGTCATCAATTTCCTGCTGCTCGTGGTCGTGAACGCCGTCGCCCGGCGTGCCGGGGGAACCAGCCTATGGTAA
- the tdh gene encoding L-threonine 3-dehydrogenase, translating into MKDTMIGLVKAERKAGAVLMEVPVPQIAADEVRIKVKASSICGTDMHIYHWDEWAEQNVVTPNVFGHEFSGIVESVGSAVTNVAVGDHVSAEGHIVCGTCKQCRSGNAHVCPNTRSFGISAPGCFAEYAVTKAVNIIHNDPSLPHELACLQDPLGNAVHTVMAGDIVGKSVAVIGCGPIGLMAIQVAKAVGAGRIIAVDLHDYRLGMAAKLGADACIKSEPGKDVAAELRGLTDGAGVEVGLEMSGNGHAINSLLEAMANAGRVSLLGIPSKAVPIDLARHIIFKGLQVYGITGRRMYQTWHQIKGLLDAGRIDLRPLVDHTFTLDRFEEAFELMGSGQCAKIVFKHE; encoded by the coding sequence ATGAAGGATACGATGATTGGTTTGGTCAAGGCGGAGCGCAAAGCCGGCGCCGTGCTCATGGAAGTGCCGGTTCCGCAAATAGCCGCCGACGAAGTCCGCATCAAGGTGAAGGCAAGCTCCATCTGCGGCACCGATATGCATATTTATCACTGGGATGAATGGGCGGAGCAGAATGTCGTGACTCCGAATGTGTTCGGCCACGAATTCTCCGGCATCGTCGAATCGGTCGGAAGCGCTGTCACGAATGTCGCCGTCGGCGACCATGTGTCGGCCGAGGGCCATATCGTCTGCGGCACCTGCAAGCAATGCCGCTCCGGCAACGCGCATGTATGCCCGAATACGCGCAGCTTCGGCATCAGCGCTCCGGGCTGTTTCGCGGAATACGCCGTGACCAAGGCGGTCAACATCATCCACAACGATCCTTCGCTGCCGCATGAGCTGGCCTGCCTCCAGGATCCGCTCGGCAACGCGGTCCACACCGTCATGGCGGGAGACATCGTCGGCAAGTCCGTCGCCGTCATCGGCTGCGGCCCGATCGGCCTTATGGCGATCCAGGTCGCCAAAGCCGTCGGCGCGGGCAGGATCATCGCCGTCGACCTGCATGACTACCGGCTCGGCATGGCGGCCAAGCTCGGCGCGGACGCCTGCATCAAGTCGGAGCCGGGCAAGGATGTCGCGGCGGAGCTGCGCGGCCTGACGGACGGCGCAGGCGTCGAGGTCGGCCTCGAGATGTCGGGCAACGGCCACGCGATCAACAGCCTGCTCGAAGCGATGGCGAACGCCGGACGCGTCTCGCTGCTCGGCATTCCGTCCAAGGCGGTGCCGATCGACCTGGCCCGCCACATCATTTTCAAGGGCTTGCAGGTATACGGAATCACGGGCCGAAGAATGTACCAAACCTGGCATCAGATCAAGGGCCTACTCGACGCGGGCCGGATCGACCTGCGGCCGCTCGTCGACCATACGTTCACGCTGGACCGCTTCGAGGAAGCGTTCGAGCTGATGGGCTCCGGGCAATGCGCCAAGATCGTGTTCAAGCACGAGTAG
- a CDS encoding Gfo/Idh/MocA family oxidoreductase, with protein MPPLTAVLIGAGARGAGGYAPYALDYPHELRLTAVAEADPVRLERTAEKHGVAAEERYPSWEGLLAGPKKADIAIICTQDRMHYEPTMRALAAGYHVLLEKPMSPDPRECLDMEQAARDHGRLLSICHVLRYTPFWSTIKEIIASGDIGEVASIQLNENVGYWHIAHSFVRGNWNNSDKASPMILAKSCHDMDVLSWLMDKSCVSVSSFGSLMHFREEQAPAGSAARCLDCAVEPDCPYSAPRFYLSKPYKGWAGHFSPNLERETILEGLRTTDYGRCVYRSDNNVVDHQVVAMEFEGGATAMFSMSGFTYEQERRIQIMGTRGEIRGEEDKITVYDFLTHRKNEITIPEQWTGHGGGDSGIVRSFLQEVRSYNGQEGLTSAAASVRSHLMAFAAEKSRLSGGAPVRLADYAEEILAAGQTGGMNA; from the coding sequence ATGCCCCCACTTACAGCAGTGCTGATCGGAGCCGGCGCGCGAGGCGCCGGCGGTTATGCCCCTTACGCGCTCGACTATCCCCATGAGCTGCGCCTGACCGCGGTGGCGGAAGCGGATCCGGTGCGTCTGGAGCGGACGGCGGAGAAGCATGGCGTCGCCGCGGAGGAGCGCTACCCGTCGTGGGAAGGTCTGCTGGCCGGGCCGAAGAAGGCGGATATCGCCATCATCTGCACCCAGGACCGGATGCATTACGAGCCGACGATGAGGGCTCTGGCCGCCGGCTACCATGTGCTGCTGGAGAAGCCGATGTCTCCGGATCCGCGGGAGTGCCTCGACATGGAGCAGGCGGCCAGGGATCACGGCCGGCTGCTGAGCATCTGCCATGTGCTGCGCTACACCCCGTTCTGGTCGACGATCAAGGAGATCATCGCCTCGGGCGACATCGGCGAGGTCGCCTCCATCCAGCTCAACGAGAACGTAGGCTACTGGCATATCGCCCACAGCTTCGTGCGGGGCAACTGGAACAATTCCGACAAGGCGAGCCCGATGATCCTGGCCAAATCGTGCCATGACATGGACGTGCTCAGCTGGCTCATGGACAAGAGCTGCGTCAGCGTCAGCTCCTTCGGCTCGCTCATGCATTTCCGCGAGGAGCAGGCTCCCGCCGGATCCGCTGCCCGCTGCCTCGACTGCGCGGTCGAGCCGGACTGTCCGTATTCCGCGCCGCGCTTCTACCTCAGCAAGCCCTACAAGGGCTGGGCAGGGCATTTCTCGCCGAACCTGGAGCGGGAGACGATTCTCGAAGGGCTGCGCACGACCGATTACGGCCGCTGCGTCTACCGCAGCGACAACAACGTCGTCGACCATCAGGTCGTAGCGATGGAGTTCGAGGGCGGAGCGACGGCGATGTTCAGCATGAGCGGCTTCACCTATGAGCAGGAGAGGCGCATCCAGATCATGGGCACACGCGGCGAGATCCGCGGCGAGGAGGACAAGATCACCGTCTATGATTTCCTGACGCACCGCAAAAATGAAATTACGATTCCCGAGCAATGGACCGGCCATGGAGGGGGAGACAGCGGCATCGTCCGCAGCTTCCTGCAGGAGGTCCGTTCCTACAACGGCCAGGAAGGCCTCACCTCCGCAGCCGCTTCCGTGCGCAGCCATCTGATGGCGTTCGCGGCGGAGAAGTCCCGGCTCTCCGGCGGGGCGCCTGTGCGGCTGGCGGATTATGCCGAGGAGATTCTGGCTGCGGGACAGACCGGAGGCATGAACGCCTGA
- a CDS encoding LacI family DNA-binding transcriptional regulator has translation MGIIKKVTLQMIADKLSVSKALVSKALSGDSAVNEVTREIIWKTAEEEGYRIKGSKRLGSSSLTGNLAVLMPRAYLDDPEYWGKIIKGIDAELAKQTYSMVLSSIDVTMRVKDGMPAAITERKVDGVIVLGQLPEAYTDQLTKRKLPFVLVDPDAQHPDMDQVLANNYLGAYQAVQALLAEGHRRLGFAGDAFTTWSFSERQRGFAEAIAVHNRRQPADQAEAVMIEGMGVSGSGMYTQPAFAAELGAELHAERRLTALFCANDLIAFDALNLIGKMGLSCPRDLSVVGFDDLTLAELNQPKLTTVSVPKEEIGARAAQLVLGRIGEPERLPELVMLSTSLIKRESTAPPAGAAVAAAGETETAEA, from the coding sequence GTGGGCATTATCAAAAAGGTCACGCTGCAAATGATTGCCGATAAATTGAGCGTCTCCAAAGCCTTGGTGTCCAAGGCGCTCTCCGGAGACAGCGCCGTCAACGAGGTGACGCGCGAGATCATCTGGAAAACGGCCGAGGAGGAGGGCTACCGGATCAAGGGGAGCAAGCGGCTCGGCAGCTCCTCCCTGACGGGCAATCTCGCGGTTCTCATGCCCCGCGCCTATTTGGACGACCCTGAGTATTGGGGCAAGATCATCAAGGGCATCGACGCCGAGCTCGCCAAGCAGACGTACAGCATGGTGCTCTCCAGCATCGACGTGACGATGCGGGTGAAGGACGGCATGCCCGCCGCCATCACCGAGCGCAAGGTCGACGGGGTCATCGTGCTGGGCCAGCTGCCGGAAGCCTACACCGATCAGTTGACCAAGCGCAAGCTTCCGTTCGTGCTGGTCGATCCGGACGCGCAGCATCCCGACATGGACCAGGTGCTTGCGAACAACTACCTGGGTGCTTACCAGGCCGTGCAGGCGCTGCTGGCGGAGGGCCACCGCAGGCTTGGCTTTGCCGGAGACGCTTTTACGACCTGGAGCTTCTCGGAGCGCCAGCGGGGCTTCGCGGAAGCGATCGCCGTGCACAACCGCCGCCAGCCGGCCGACCAGGCCGAGGCCGTCATGATCGAGGGCATGGGCGTCAGCGGCAGCGGCATGTATACCCAGCCGGCGTTCGCCGCCGAGCTGGGCGCCGAGCTGCACGCGGAGCGCAGGCTTACGGCGCTTTTCTGCGCCAACGATCTCATCGCCTTCGACGCGCTCAACCTGATCGGCAAGATGGGGCTGTCCTGTCCGCGCGATCTGTCCGTCGTCGGCTTCGACGACCTTACGCTCGCCGAGCTCAACCAGCCCAAGCTGACGACCGTCAGCGTGCCCAAGGAAGAGATCGGTGCGAGGGCGGCCCAGCTCGTGCTGGGGAGAATCGGAGAGCCCGAGCGGCTGCCGGAGCTCGTCATGCTGTCGACGTCGCTGATCAAGAGGGAGTCGACAGCTCCGCCGGCCGGGGCGGCCGTTGCCGCAGCGGGCGAGACGGAGACGGCCGAAGCGTAG
- a CDS encoding glycine C-acetyltransferase: protein MAGLDGLKDELEELKRQGRYRLPAVWESGSGPWMEMGGRRILQMASNNYLGLTDHPRMKQAAIEAIEKYGVGSGSVRTISGTLDIHDQLERELAEFKGTEAALVFQSGFTTNQGVFGTLLQAEDVVISDELNHASIIDGIRLTKAARRIFKHKDMNQLEEILKESGSFSRRYIVTDGVFSMDGDIAPLPDIVELAERYDAIVCVDDAHASGVLGKNGKGTTDHFGLNGRVHIQIGTLSKAVGVVGGYAAGSLALKEYLIHKARPFLFSTSQTPAVAASCLEAIRVLRSSPELGERMWASANSFRSQLQGDGFDTGASETPIIPIVIGDAARTMEFSARLLEEGVFAPAIVYPTVAADKGRVRFIITASHSAEDLEFARQALLKVGREFGLLG from the coding sequence ATGGCTGGACTAGACGGACTGAAGGACGAACTGGAGGAGCTGAAGCGGCAGGGGCGCTATCGCCTGCCCGCCGTTTGGGAGAGCGGCTCCGGCCCGTGGATGGAGATGGGCGGCCGCCGCATTCTGCAGATGGCCTCCAACAACTACCTGGGCCTGACCGATCATCCCCGGATGAAGCAGGCCGCGATCGAGGCGATCGAGAAGTACGGCGTCGGCAGCGGCTCCGTCCGCACGATCTCGGGCACGCTCGACATCCATGACCAGCTGGAGCGGGAGCTCGCCGAATTCAAGGGAACGGAGGCCGCGCTGGTGTTCCAGTCCGGCTTCACGACCAACCAGGGCGTGTTCGGCACGCTGCTGCAGGCTGAGGACGTCGTCATCAGCGACGAGCTCAACCATGCCAGCATCATCGACGGCATCCGCCTGACCAAGGCGGCCCGCCGCATCTTCAAGCACAAGGACATGAACCAGCTGGAGGAAATCCTGAAGGAATCCGGCTCGTTCAGCCGCCGCTACATCGTCACCGACGGCGTCTTCAGCATGGACGGCGACATCGCTCCGCTGCCGGACATCGTCGAGCTGGCCGAGCGTTACGACGCGATCGTCTGCGTCGACGACGCCCATGCGAGCGGCGTGCTCGGCAAGAACGGCAAGGGCACGACCGACCACTTCGGCCTGAACGGCCGCGTGCACATCCAGATCGGCACGCTGTCCAAGGCCGTCGGCGTCGTCGGCGGCTACGCGGCAGGCAGCCTCGCGCTCAAGGAGTACCTTATCCACAAGGCGCGGCCGTTCCTGTTCAGCACGTCGCAGACTCCGGCCGTCGCAGCCAGCTGCCTCGAGGCGATCCGCGTCCTGCGCAGCAGCCCCGAGCTGGGCGAGCGCATGTGGGCGTCGGCGAACTCGTTCCGCTCGCAGCTGCAGGGCGACGGCTTCGACACCGGCGCCAGCGAGACGCCGATCATCCCGATCGTCATCGGCGATGCGGCCCGCACGATGGAATTCTCGGCTCGCCTGCTCGAGGAGGGCGTATTCGCTCCGGCGATCGTGTATCCGACCGTAGCGGCCGACAAGGGCCGCGTCCGCTTCATCATCACGGCGTCCCACTCGGCCGAGGATCTCGAGTTCGCCCGCCAGGCGCTGCTCAAGGTCGGCCGCGAGTTCGGCCTGCTGGGCTGA
- a CDS encoding LacI family DNA-binding transcriptional regulator: MAKLKDIADLLGVSISTVSRAISGDTSRPVSEETKRKIKAAAIQVGYPLQGMAPQAIGMPLQYVCILPGNLMGNHPYFAEVLEGFHGRLAEMGLPPAIMRSYEELREAGKLRSMLDETGAGAVLALGWYDRGMHRTLVDSGIPVAGVSLNDDSIRIPTVDCDRMSAARMAVRHLLDQGHRRIGYVGGPAFDKIMENDERYLGYKFAILQADLPFRPEWIVDADWSVEKSYADTAAMLSALAPEDRPTALFCASDTLAIPAMRAAMDLGCRIPEDIAFAGMDNIELAQYTSPPLTSVHVPRLEIGRTACKFLYDFARGEYRDVPKLLLPCSLVVRESSDRRLDSSRT, encoded by the coding sequence GTGGCCAAGCTCAAGGACATCGCCGATCTGCTCGGCGTGTCGATCTCTACGGTATCCAGGGCGATCAGCGGCGATACGTCGAGGCCCGTCAGCGAGGAGACCAAGCGCAAGATCAAGGCGGCCGCCATCCAGGTCGGCTATCCGCTGCAGGGAATGGCGCCTCAGGCAATCGGAATGCCTTTGCAATATGTATGCATCCTGCCCGGCAATCTGATGGGCAACCATCCTTATTTTGCCGAAGTGCTCGAAGGCTTCCACGGCAGGCTGGCGGAGATGGGGCTGCCGCCGGCGATCATGCGCTCCTATGAGGAGCTGCGGGAGGCGGGCAAGCTGCGTTCCATGCTGGACGAGACCGGAGCGGGAGCGGTGCTCGCCCTGGGCTGGTATGACCGGGGCATGCACCGGACGCTGGTCGACAGTGGCATCCCGGTGGCGGGGGTGAGCCTCAACGACGATTCCATCCGGATTCCGACCGTCGACTGCGACCGCATGTCCGCGGCCCGGATGGCGGTCCGGCATTTGCTGGATCAGGGCCATCGCCGGATCGGATATGTCGGGGGCCCCGCCTTCGACAAGATCATGGAGAACGACGAGCGGTATCTCGGCTACAAATTCGCCATTCTGCAGGCCGATCTGCCGTTCCGGCCGGAATGGATCGTCGATGCGGACTGGAGCGTGGAAAAGAGCTATGCCGATACGGCCGCCATGCTCAGCGCGCTGGCGCCGGAGGACAGGCCGACCGCCTTGTTCTGCGCCAGCGACACGCTCGCCATTCCGGCGATGCGGGCCGCCATGGACCTGGGATGCCGGATTCCGGAGGATATCGCGTTCGCCGGAATGGACAACATCGAGCTGGCGCAGTATACGTCGCCGCCTCTGACATCCGTGCATGTGCCGAGGCTGGAGATCGGCCGGACCGCCTGCAAGTTCCTGTACGACTTCGCCCGCGGAGAGTACAGGGATGTGCCGAAGCTGCTGCTGCCTTGCTCGCTCGTTGTACGCGAATCCTCCGATCGGCGGCTGGACTCTTCCCGGACCTGA
- a CDS encoding carbohydrate ABC transporter permease has translation MTAAREDRMFNIVVYSLLSLVALCVLYPLVYVVSASFSDPQYIMGGEIWLWPKGMTIDSYASIFNNDAIVRGFLNTLLYTAAGTALNLVMTILAAYPLSRSDFAGRNLFMGLMVFTMFFGGGLIPTYLLIKNLHLLNTFWVMILPGAVSVWNIIIMRTYFQQSIPAEMQEAAVIDGCSNFQTLIRIVLPLSMPIIAVTVLYYAVGHWNAFFNALLYLSDRKQFPLQLILREILIQGQTDEMVRASTESAIKQQRAVEGIKYAVLVVANIPMFLLYPFLQRYFVKGIMVGAIKG, from the coding sequence ATGACCGCAGCAAGAGAGGACCGGATGTTCAATATCGTCGTTTATTCCCTGCTTTCCCTCGTCGCCTTATGCGTGCTGTATCCGCTCGTCTACGTCGTCAGCGCGTCCTTCAGCGATCCCCAGTACATCATGGGCGGAGAGATCTGGCTCTGGCCGAAGGGAATGACGATCGATTCCTACGCGAGCATCTTCAACAACGACGCGATCGTGCGGGGCTTCCTGAACACGCTGCTCTACACGGCGGCAGGCACGGCGCTCAATCTCGTCATGACGATTCTCGCCGCTTATCCGCTTTCCCGGAGCGATTTTGCCGGACGCAACCTGTTCATGGGACTGATGGTGTTCACGATGTTTTTCGGCGGAGGCCTCATTCCGACCTACCTGCTGATCAAGAACCTTCATCTGCTGAATACGTTCTGGGTCATGATCCTGCCGGGAGCGGTATCGGTGTGGAACATCATCATCATGCGGACTTACTTCCAGCAGTCGATTCCGGCGGAAATGCAGGAGGCCGCCGTCATCGACGGCTGCTCCAACTTCCAGACGCTGATCCGGATCGTGCTGCCGCTGTCCATGCCGATCATCGCCGTGACCGTGCTGTATTACGCGGTCGGCCACTGGAACGCCTTCTTCAACGCGCTGCTCTACTTGTCCGACCGCAAGCAGTTCCCTCTCCAGCTCATCCTGCGGGAAATCCTGATCCAGGGACAGACCGACGAGATGGTGAGAGCTTCGACCGAGTCGGCCATCAAGCAGCAGCGCGCCGTCGAGGGCATCAAGTACGCGGTGCTCGTCGTCGCGAACATTCCGATGTTCCTCCTCTATCCGTTCCTGCAGCGCTACTTCGTGAAGGGGATCATGGTCGGCGCCATCAAGGGCTGA